A region from the Candidatus Cetobacterium colombiensis genome encodes:
- a CDS encoding GTP pyrophosphokinase: MENINCNQFQLINYYKKNRELYRKMGKRLERFLKHSFEKEKIIYHSITSRAKTRESFQKKLERKGYTSIDSATDLCGIRVITFLESETKIVEHFLRQTFIIDEGNSVDKSDTLGEDKVGYKSIHLVATLPESLLELPEFERFKDLKFEIQVRTILQHAWAEVEHDKNYKFSGQLPPDIKRRFKLLAGFLEIADREFESISKEISEYEKKVVNTIEGNTLHEIEINSTSLRKYLNKKFNITFSQGISPKIISLLQTNDINTLEDFSKIENLEIMKKYFGNGSKKFPARYDLMIKHLLDTKIK, encoded by the coding sequence ATGGAAAATATTAACTGTAATCAATTTCAATTAATCAACTATTATAAAAAAAATAGAGAGCTTTATCGAAAAATGGGAAAAAGATTAGAACGTTTTTTAAAGCATTCCTTTGAAAAAGAGAAGATTATCTATCATTCGATTACCAGTCGTGCAAAGACAAGAGAAAGCTTTCAAAAAAAATTAGAACGTAAGGGATACACATCTATAGATTCTGCCACTGATCTTTGTGGAATTAGAGTTATCACCTTTTTAGAAAGTGAAACTAAAATAGTCGAACATTTTTTAAGACAGACTTTTATTATTGACGAAGGTAACAGCGTGGATAAAAGTGATACTTTAGGAGAAGATAAAGTTGGGTACAAATCTATTCACTTAGTTGCCACTCTTCCTGAGTCTCTTTTAGAACTTCCTGAATTTGAAAGATTTAAAGATTTAAAATTTGAAATTCAAGTTCGAACAATTTTACAACATGCTTGGGCTGAAGTGGAGCACGATAAAAATTATAAATTTAGTGGACAACTTCCACCTGATATAAAAAGACGTTTTAAACTTTTAGCAGGATTTTTAGAAATTGCTGACAGAGAGTTTGAAAGCATTTCAAAAGAGATTAGTGAATATGAGAAAAAAGTTGTAAATACAATTGAAGGAAACACTCTTCATGAAATTGAAATTAACTCTACATCTTTAAGAAAATATTTAAATAAAAAATTTAATATAACTTTTTCTCAAGGTATCAGTCCAAAAATTATTAGTTTATTACAAACTAATGATATTAATACTTTAGAAGATTTTTCTAAAATAGAAAATTTAGAAATTATGAAAAAGTATTTTGGAAACGGAAGTAAAAAGTTTCCAGCTCGTTATGATTTAATGATTAAACATCTTTTAGATACAAAAATAAAATAA
- a CDS encoding YhdH/YhfP family quinone oxidoreductase, with protein sequence MKFKSFLITEENGDFKRNIIEKDITELPAHDTLIKVSYSSLNYKDALSSSGNKGVTRNYPHTPGIDAAGVIVESSNENLKPGTEVLVTGYDFGMNTSGGYQEYIKVPSEWVVPLPKGLTLKESMIYGTAGLTAAISVYKLVVKGEVKPEDGEILVTGATGGVGSIATMLLKKLGYEVVAVTGKLQEIDYLLEIGASKVIHRDELAATSKPMLRGVYAGVIDTVGGNILSTALKALKYNGVATACGNAAGVSFESSVFPFILRGVTLYGVDSVEISMKERTIIWEKLAQDWKVEGLDKVLNEVTLNELSDKIDSILAGTNVGRVLVKL encoded by the coding sequence ATGAAATTTAAATCATTTTTAATCACTGAAGAAAATGGTGATTTTAAAAGAAATATTATAGAAAAGGATATCACTGAACTACCAGCTCACGACACTTTAATAAAAGTTAGTTATAGTTCATTAAACTATAAGGACGCTCTTTCTTCATCTGGAAATAAAGGTGTTACTAGAAACTACCCCCATACACCTGGAATTGACGCTGCTGGTGTTATTGTTGAAAGTTCAAATGAAAATTTAAAACCTGGAACAGAAGTTCTTGTAACTGGTTATGATTTTGGTATGAATACTTCTGGAGGATATCAAGAATATATTAAAGTTCCAAGTGAATGGGTTGTTCCTCTTCCTAAAGGATTAACTTTAAAAGAGAGCATGATTTATGGAACTGCTGGTTTAACTGCTGCAATCTCTGTATATAAATTAGTTGTAAAAGGAGAAGTTAAACCTGAAGATGGAGAAATCCTTGTAACTGGAGCCACTGGTGGAGTTGGATCTATTGCAACTATGTTACTTAAAAAATTAGGTTATGAAGTTGTTGCTGTTACTGGAAAACTTCAGGAGATTGACTACCTATTGGAGATTGGAGCTTCTAAAGTTATACATAGAGATGAACTTGCTGCTACTTCTAAACCAATGTTAAGAGGAGTTTACGCTGGTGTTATTGATACTGTTGGAGGAAACATTTTATCTACAGCATTAAAAGCTTTAAAATACAACGGAGTAGCTACAGCTTGTGGTAATGCTGCTGGAGTCTCTTTTGAGTCTTCAGTATTTCCATTTATTCTTAGAGGTGTAACTCTTTATGGTGTAGATTCTGTTGAAATCTCTATGAAAGAGAGAACTATAATCTGGGAAAAACTTGCTCAAGATTGGAAAGTTGAAGGACTTGATAAAGTACTTAATGAAGTTACACTAAATGAATTAAGTGACAAAATTGATAGTATTTTAGCTGGAACAAATGTTGGAAGAGTTCTTGTTAAACTATAA